DNA sequence from the Lycium barbarum isolate Lr01 chromosome 5, ASM1917538v2, whole genome shotgun sequence genome:
CATAAAAAGGGAGGGATGGGGATTGGTAAGTAATGAAGGATTTAGATAATGACACGTGAAAAAAAGGGCGGTGTGTACAGGGCCCGGGCACATATTCTTTGCGGATCAGCATGCCCCGGTGCATATGTACTCGAGTCCTGTACACAATGCCGTCACACCCTGGGAATTGGTTTCGCTCGAAGCATCGGACCAATGATCACTAAGGATGGGCATGGTAGGTATGTAAAATTTCGGTACGACAATTTCGATTTtcggtttctaaaaatactataccattacaGTACCAAATTcattcggtatggttcggtagtttaaagttcggtttcggtattttacGGTACGGTAAATCGGTATCATGTTTTGTTcgacttcgacttacatatactcatatcgtggagaattatgacttccgctacttaagaaacgtctcaattattatATACTAAgcaccttacacatgtaaaaatattcaaaaaaaaaaaaaggtacaagtaatccccttcgtaaatcgattacacaaaaaagacatttaaatcaaAATAGAGTAGTCAAATTTTCAGtgtttaaacaattagttttctaataatactagtttatatatttgttagtattataatactatgatatatgaattgtatatgtaattatatacttcggtACGACATTCGGTATTTCGATATTATCTTTATGAAtatcgaataccgtaccgaatacccaactttttaaaaatgcatactaAATATCGTATCAAATATCATAATATTAAAATTGcggtataattttttttaattttgatatgGTAATCAGTATCTATCATACCATGCCACACCCAATGATCACCCATGACTTTTGTGGCACTAATTTGGTAGTAGTAGGGATCTGTTATGTGGTAGTGGCATGAATGAACTAAATGTGTCACAACGATGGCATAAATGAACTAAATTATTAATGAGTTACATATTTGAATCATTCGGTAAGCTCAGTATcgtatttgagccttttcccCTACTTTAAATAACTTATTTCTAAaaagattttcaagaaaaatattttgaaaGACTAACAATTTGGCTTGGTAAGAAAAAAATTAGGGACCCTGGCTATGTGTGAACACATTGTAGAAATTGTACTTGTTAGTCAGTTTTTATCCTATTATTTGAAGTAGTTTTGTGTTTGGTAAgaacaaaaataagaaaaaaaattaaggacCCTTCTTCTTGTTGGTTGACAGAGATTCCATGATAATTACCTTGTCGACTACCAGCATATGTCATGTTATTTCAACTATTGTATGATTATCTTTTGTGTTAAGAAATGTACATCAGAGTGGACGTAAAGCACTTAtttattttcatgttgtttgTTGTTTAATTTTAAGCTTATCAAGTATTGTACCTACTAAAAAAATTTCTATTTTTTCACTGATTTCTTACTGAAAAATATTTAGTGGTTATTTCTCACTGAATGTCTGTgggaaaatctaaatagtagtgttttgTACAAAAAAACTAGGAAGTTTCCCGAGAAGATTTGTGGTAGAGGCCGCCACTTTCAATTTTCAATTGGGAATAAGGCCACTCAAtttctttttcaattatttttcgaTATTAGGGCTTAGAAAAAGAGGGATGGGGTAtatttcataattttaaaaagtttggaggTTTTAAGTTATACACTTAAGTCCTTTTGACTTGTAATAAAATATACAATGCCCCTCTCTCTATCTCCCAAAATATGCATAAGTCCCCCTCTCTCTcttcacattttaaaaaaaaaaaattattttattacatAGGGAGTAGGAGAAGGGGAAATGGAAGAGGAGATTATAACGTGGGAATTCGAACCTTCACCGACAAGGTGAAAGTGTCAagtagtcaaccaactgagctactagagcCCAATTTCTCCACTCTCTTCACTCTCTTCTCTATCAAGACCAATTTCTCCAGTCAATTTTTCTTCTCTCTAGAGCCCAGAAACTCTCCAATCGTTGTCCTCAGGTATGTTAATTAATTTTGCATCAGTGGCAAAACATTTTAAGATCCATATTGCCTATTTAAAAGTAtggtttgattaaaaaaaatttcGATCTTGATAAAAACCTAGGGTTCATAaagttttgtgtttttttttccaaacctttgaagttttgcctgttTTTCCATCGAAACGTGTGTAATTTATACTTATTTTGCTTGTTTTGATCTTTCTTTTTGTGTTTTTGCTTTTTGTAAATTATGATCTATTAATAGACTTTTGGTCGATTATTTTATTCCCTATCTGGAAAACAGGCAAAATAAAGTCCCTATTTGAGAATGGTTCAGATACAACCGCCACGTCCTCATTCAGGATGGTTCAGATACATATGGTTTAGATACATGGTTCAGATACAATTGTGAGTGATGGTTCTTATATCATGGTTCAACAAAGTATGTATTATGTATTGTTTATATATGGATCGTATAAATGCCTAGGTGTAAAGAAAGAAGAGGAGAAATACTCCCCCGTTCTAGTGATATGGTTCAAACCCATTCTACTGTGGATCGTACGGATAAAAAAAGAAGAGGTGGAGAAGTTAGCCGAGatctaaaaagaaaaagaagtccAGAAGCTGAGAGTGAGTCCTACTCAGACCGCATTGATGAGTGTAGTGTTGATGGTGATGAAGGAGATAGAGTTGATAGTAGAGTTGAGAATGATGATTATGTATCTGAGAATGGAGGTGTTTGATCAAGAAAGATAATGAAGGAATTTGATCAAGAAAAGAGACAATGGAGGAGTTTTTTCGAGAAAAAAGACAATGGAGGAGTTTGAACTTTTGGTTGGTTTTATATGGGGAAGGATGTATTGTTAAGGTTGTAAATTTaagatttttttgttttattaCAGCTGTAGAGAAATTTGTGGTCCGTCCGTTGAAAAAAAACCAGATGTGCTGGGTCAATTATAAGCCAAACTGGAAATAAACCACCTTAGTTTATAATAACTCACTGCTACGGACAATTTTAGACCATTTTGGTCGATGATAAACCAGAGAAATAAAGGCGACCGTTGGAATGAAAAGCATGCTAAATTTGCACTGGTTTAGTGGAAAAAaagtttaaaaataaataaaacccAAATCCCAAACCCAAACCCCTACCCCAAACGCCAAACCCCAAACCCCAAATTGCACAAATCTAAGGGATTGTGGATAGGTATACCATAAACCGACCGTGGTCAATAGCTAACAGTTATCATTTAGGCTCTACTTCACGCATGGTCAATAATTATCCACATGTTATATATAGACCAAGgacaatatttgtctaaaaattcataaataaataaaataaaatcaataaaaggacatgccactatttaaacattataataacactttaataaatatgagagtccccatccattgagcacatgatcaaaagagttttaagacaagtaatggtacttaaaaggccaatatttgtctaaaaaagtcataaataaataaataaaatttaaaaaggatattaaacattataataacactttaatacatcataagagagtccccatccattgaacacatgatcaaaatagttttaggataagtaatggtacttaaaagttcaatatttgtataaaaagtcataaataaataaaaataattgatATTATTTAAACATTATGATAACACTTTAATATATCATATGAGAGTCCTCATCCATTAGacacatgatccaaagagttTAAGCACAAGTAATGGTTATCTTTAGAACAAGGTTGTGCTTTGAGAACAATAACTTGTTGTCAGACTAATTGGATAATAGTGTTATGGTTaccattacttgtcctaaaactcttttgatcatgtgttcaatAGATGGGGCTCTTATATGATTTATTAAATtgttattataatatttaaatagtggtatgtcctttttattttatttatttatggctctttttagacaaatattggccttttaagtatcattacttgtcctaaaactcttttgatcatgtgtttaatggatggggactctcatatgatgtattagaatgttattataatgtttaaatagtggtatgaccttttaaaaaaaaattatggctaTTTAGACAAATATTAGCCTTTTAAGTATCACtacttgtcctaaaactcttttgacCATGTGTTCAATTGACAGGGACTCTCATATggtgtattaaagtgttattataatatttaaatagtgtcgtgtacttttatttattttattgtatTTACTTAGGgttttttagacaaatattgttCTTGGTCTATACATAACAATGTGGAAAATTATTGACCATGCGTGACGTCGAGCCTAAATGATAACTGTTAGCTATTGACGACGATCGGTTTTTGGCACACCTATCCACGATCCCTTAGATCTGTGCAATTTGGGGTTtgtggtttttttttctttttccgtaCACTCTTCGTCATCACTATCAAAATCATCCCGTCATCTTACTCATAGAAATCAAATTACAACATTTTGAGGTCTCCTCCCATTCACCCATGTAATCACCACCTGCTATAATATATTCTGCAATCGACGCCATAATAAACCTATAATAGACTACGACTATGGTTTATGACTGCAATCGACGCCATAATAAATCGATAATAGACTACGGCTATGGTCTACGACTGCAATCAACGTCGTACTAAGTCACTAGGGATTGATTTTCTGATGAAAAGCCGGATCTTTTGCCGGAAACGGGATCTGAAAAGTGGATAAATCTGGAAATTTTGGAgggaaatatttttttaatattttttttggggTAATTAAAATGTTGGGGGCCAAAGTGTAGTTTTCAAAATTTTAGGGCTGGGATTTGACACACCACATCTCTGACATGCTGACGTCATAAATGGTGGTCAAAGCACCAATTTTTGAACACTTATGGCCTTTTGGCAAAATAACTTTTCAATATAGCTTTTTGGCTAACTCCCCCAACTTTCCTAGAGTTTCAATGGGATCCCGTTTTCCACCATGCATTTTTCCAGTGAACTGGTTCGTAGaaatgaggtgggaaaatcatgttttatagcacaaatttctcATTGAATATCGGCGGGAAAGACCTTTATTTCTATTAGTGTGTTGTTTCGTCCAATTCAATAGTTCGAAATGTTGAATGAAATTTTTTATACCCAGATCAGTGGCGGACCTAGTAAGAGCCTAGGGGGTTCATCCAAACCCCCTTCGGCAAAAAATtgcactgtatatacaaggtgaaaattattttttatgcatatatagcAGACATTGAATCCTttagcttcttcatttatggtttctttatatttttgaacccccttggcaTAAATTTTGGCTCCGCCATTGACCCAGATGCACCAGTTGCATCATTCTTGATCACTGTTGCCGTCCATTTATGAAGGTAACCTACGAAAAATGCCTTCAATCACTTATGCTAATTTAATTTACATTGCAACATTGCATAAGGGAGTCAACTAAAACCAATCACTTTAGTTTGTTTGTGAGGCTAGTGAAAGTTACACTTGTATCTCAGGCTTGATAGCTAAAATTTCAGACATACAAATATAAAATTTGAGATTGTCAACTCAAATTTCGGATAACATTATATGAAGTTTGGACCAAACTTCATATGCAAATTTTTGTTATTATAGTTGCATATGTCTAAAatcgatttcgatgtaattaaACTTACTACAATTTATAAACTTCGGCTAGTTTTAAATGGGGTTCAAAGATAGGCTAACTATGCACTTCACCAACAAGGCCATGTCTAAAGCCCAAAAGCAACCTACGTTTTCTTATTTAAGTCAtacattattttttttgggcAAATCACTTAAGTCGTACATCCTTCAACATTACAAGACAAATGAAAATGATGAAGAATTGTTCTTAGGATTAGATCTTGTATACAGACCAGAGAATTGCAAAAGGACGATGAGGTTCATTTTAAAAGAGCCTATTTTAGAGTAGGCACGTATCTAAATATGCATGTCTAAAAGAATATTAGGTTGATACATAATAAATTCGTCAACTACTTTGACTTAGTAAAAAGAATACAAACCAAGATCTCTCTCTTAATGAAGATAGTAAAAAAGAAAATTACACGCCTTCTTTGACTGAATAACTAGCAGTAGCCACAATGCAGTTAATCCAGTGGATTATTCAACATTtctggaaaaataataattaaaagaagattaaaaaaaaaaaaaaacaaagaatccAAGCCACTGTTTTAATTTGTACAAAAACAGAATTAAACTTAAATATTGTACTAAATAAAGTAGCTCATAATCAACTTCTTTCTTGTGCCCGCCACATGTATGAATGTGTTAACCAATTTTTTAATCCCATAATTAGTGCTGGATTTCTGTAATACTATTCCATCATTACCAGCAAGAATCCTGTACTTGTCCTTCCTCGTAAAATTTGTACACTCAAATCCTAATGTTGCAGCCAAAATTCTCTGAACATAATTTGCAACATCATGTGGACTTTTCCCAGATGAACACGTGGCATCTTCTGGCAGTTGATTCAAGAATGTTACCTCGTAAGTTGGTCTAGGATTCATGAAGAAAAAAACTGGGTCCATAGCTTTCCATCCCCTAGCTGTTGTTGCATGAAAAAACCCTACTCTATAATTCATAGCCACTGGTACGATTCGATCGGTTAATTCTGCAAAAAGTGCACTGAATCTCAATAAAAACGGTTCCCTACATGTTGTTCCTTCAGGGCACACAACCAAATCTCCTTTCTGTAGTTGACGCTTGATTTTCTGCGAGTCCACGTCCCTAGTTCTGGTCAATCGAACTGTTGGTATCGGCGACATAATCTCGGTTAGTCGGGAGATCGAGTATGTTACGGCAGGAATTTTACGTTGGAGTACGGTCGAGAGGACGACGGGATCCATGAGGGTTCGGTGAGTGCAGACGAACAGTACGCCAGGGTTGGTGGTGGTAGCTGGTGGTGGCGGCTTGCCTTTGACTATGACTTTGCCACCAAATAAAGGAGTTATATAGGGAATTATTGACATTGGAAGTATTACGCCAATGGAAATTCGAATTATAGCTAAAAGGGTGCCTATTGGAATCCATAAAAGGATTATTAGGGCTGAGAATGGTGTTGGACGAATAACAAGTCGACCATCATGGAAAATTACTGGTAATGGCTTGACAATAAGATGGTTGTGGTCCTGATTAATTTTGCTGCTCAAGAATGGTGGTTGTGATTGTTCCTGTTCCATGTCACATTTTTTAAAATGAATTAGTCACACCTATAGCTAAGAAAAATATTTACACTAGCTACTAGATCGTTTAAAACACATAACATGTAATCATTCATAAAAAGTAAGAATAGCTAGTGAATTAATTAGAAAATAAGGCAGATTACCTATTACAACGTATTAAATTACACTTATagctaaaagtttttttttccacACACTCAATGTATATAAGTTAAGTTCTTTAGGaatatatgtttatgagtttaacTTCTATTACACTTATTTGTAAAGAAG
Encoded proteins:
- the LOC132640343 gene encoding glycerol-3-phosphate acyltransferase 5-like; protein product: MESIVSELEGVLLNDPNPFCYFMLLAFEASGLIRFALLLMLWPIIRLLEVSGREDYGLKLTIFVATAGIKISEIESVARAVLPKFYFHDINMESWRIFSSCDNRVVVTKTPRIMVERFVKVHLRADEVVGSELVSKSGFATGFIKDDFDKISDRIAALFGDEQPSLGLGRPQFGRSFLSLCKEQSQPPFLSSKINQDHNHLIVKPLPVIFHDGRLVIRPTPFSALIILLWIPIGTLLAIIRISIGVILPMSIIPYITPLFGGKVIVKGKPPPPATTTNPGVLFVCTHRTLMDPVVLSTVLQRKIPAVTYSISRLTEIMSPIPTVRLTRTRDVDSQKIKRQLQKGDLVVCPEGTTCREPFLLRFSALFAELTDRIVPVAMNYRVGFFHATTARGWKAMDPVFFFMNPRPTYEVTFLNQLPEDATCSSGKSPHDVANYVQRILAATLGFECTNFTRKDKYRILAGNDGIVLQKSSTNYGIKKLVNTFIHVAGTRKKLIMSYFI